In Actinoplanes octamycinicus, the genomic window CCGCCTCGACGCGGTCCGCCGGCTCACCGACGCCGGCTTCCCGGTCGGCGTCCTGCTGGCCCCGATCCTCCCCGGCCTCACCGACACTGAGGACTCCATTGACGAGACGGTCAGCGCGATCGCCGCGGCCGGCGCCACCAGCGTCACCCCGATCCCGCTGCACCTGCGCCCCGGCGCCCGCGAGTGGTATGCGTCGTGGCTGGCCCGGGAGTACCCGCAGCTGGTCCCCCGCCACCGAGCCCTGTTCGCCAACGGCGCCTACTCCCCCCGCGCCTACCAGGACGAGCTGACCGCCCGCGTCCGCATCGCGGCCCGCCGCCACGGCCTGCACCGCCCCACCAACGCCCAGTTCCGCTCCCTGTCCGCCGAGGAGCCGCCCACCCCACAGCCCACCCAGCTCACCCTCCTCTGACCCTGCCTGGCCACACATCGCTGGCCGCGCCCCGCCCGAGCCGCCGCCCCTGTCCCGGCTGCGCGGCATGGCCCCGGCACCGCGGCATGGCCTCACGCGGGCCGGCACCACCCACGGCCTGGCCTCACGCACGGGTTTGAGTGCCACGCGGGCCGGCACCACACACGGCGGCACCACCGGCGGCCCGGCATCACCGGCGGCCCGGCCTCACGCGCGCGTTTCACCTGCTGCCCGGCGCCACGCGGCCCGCTTCACCCGCGGGCCGGCACCACCCACGGCTCGGTCTGCTTCACCCACGGTCCGGCGCCACACGGTCCGGCACCACCGGCGGCCCGGCACCGCCCGCGGCCCGGCCTCACGCGCGCGTTTCACCTGCTGCCCGGCGCCACGCGGCCCGCTTCACCCGCGGGCCGGCACCACCCACGGCTCGGTCTGCTTCACCCACGGTCCGGCGCCACACCGTCCGGCACCACCGGCGGCCCGGCACCGCCCGCGGCCCGGCCTCACGCGCGCGTTTCACCTGCTGCCCGACGCCACGCGGCCCGCTTCACCCGCGGGCCGGCACCACCCACGGCTCGGTCTGCTTCACCCACGGTCCGGCGCCACACCGTCCGGCACCACCGGCGGCCCGGCACCACCGGCGGCCCGGCCTCACGCGCGCGTTTCACCTGCTGCCCGACGCCACGCGGCCCGCTTCACCCGCGGGCCGGCACCACCCACGGCTCGGTCTGCTTCACCCACGGTCCGGCACCACCCGCGGTCCGGGAACGGGTCGATCGACGTGGGTGATGGGTGGGGAAGTGGATAAAGTCGAGGTATGCGAAGCGCTCAGCAGATTCTGGCGGAGGCGAACGTCATCGCGGTGGTCGGCGCGTCACGGGACCCGTTCAAGCCGTCGCACACCGTTCCGCTTCAGATGCTGCGGCACGGGTGGCGGATCATTCCGGTCAATCCGTTCGTCGACGAGGTCTTCGGGGTGCGGACCGTGCCGACGCTGGCCGACCTCGACGAGCCGGTCGACCTCGTCGACATCTTCCGGCCGGCGCGCGACGCGGTCGAGGTGGTCCGGCAGGCCGTCGCGATCGGCGCCCCGGCGGTGTGGCTGCAGAGCGGGATCGTCTCGGCCGAGGCCCGCAAGATCGCCGAGGAGGCCGGCATCGACTACGTCGAGGACCGCTGCCTGGCCGTCGAGCGCGCCGTCGGCCAGCTGACCAAGCTCACCTGACCAAGCCCTTCCGACGGGACCCGCCTGAGGTCGTCTGAGCGGGACCCGCCTGAGGTCGTTTGAGGTCGTCCGGGAGAGCCGCGGGTTGCGGTGGAACAGGCCGCCGCAAAGACACCCCAAGCCCGCCCGGAGCCGGAGCGTGGCGCAACAGGCCGCCGCAAAGACACCGAAGCCTGCCCTGGGAGCCGGAGCGGGGCGCAACAGGCCGCCGCAAAGACACCCGAAGCCCGCCCGGGCAGCCGCGGAGCGGGGCGCAACAGGCCGCCGCAAAGACACCCGAAGCCCGCCCGGCGAGCCGTGGAGCGTTGGGGAACAGGCCTCCGCGAAGACACCCGGGAGCCCGCCCGGGGAGCCGGGAGCGTGGTGGAACAGCCTCCGCAGAGACGCCCGAGTGCGCCCGGGAGCCGTGGAGCGTGGTGGAACAGGCCGCCGCGGAGAGGCCCGGAATGCGCCGAGGCCGGCCCCCACGGGGACCGGCCTCGACCACGAAACGCGCTCAGCGGAACTGGGCCTCGCGGACACTGTTGCCGCCGTCGACCACCAGCATCTGGCCGGTGATGTAGGACGCCGCCGGTGAGCACAGGAAGGCCACCGCCGCGGCGACCTCGTCCGGGGTGCCGGGGCGGCCGATCGGCGTACCCAAACCCTGTTTGATCTCGGTGACCGTGGAGGCGGCGGTGTAGATCGTGCCGGGGGCCACGCAGTTCACGTTCACCCCGTCGGCGACCAGCTCCATGGCGAGCGCGCGGGTCAGGCCCACCACGCCGGCCTTGGCCGCGGCGTAGGCCGCCTCGGTCGGCAGCGCGTTGACCGGGCCGGCGGTGGCGGCCAGGTTGACGATCCGGCCCCAGCCGCGCTCCGACATGCCGCCGACGAACGCCCGGCTGCACAGGAACGCGGTGCTCAGGTTCCGGTCGATCTCCGCCTTCCACTCGTCGAGGGTCAGCTGGGCGACCGGGCGGAGCACCTCCGGGCTGGCCCGGCTCGCCAGACCGGCGTTGTTGACCAGCACCTCGACGTCGCCGAGCTGGTCGGTGATGGCGTCGGCGAGCGCGCCCACCTCGGACTCGTCGGTCAGGTCCGCGACGAAGCCGGTGATCCCCAGCTCGGAGGCCCGCTCGTGGATGCGCCGGGTGGTGGACACGATCGCCACCCGGGCGCCGAGGTCCCGCAGCCGGCGCGCCGTCGCGTAGCCGATCCCGTCGGGGCTGCCCGCGCCGGTGACCAGCGCGACCTTCCCGTCCAACCGCAACGTCACCGCAGCCTCCGCACTCGCCTCCTCGAACTCGGCCTCGACCACCTCGGGAGTGATCTCGGCCGGGCGGTCCGGGTCACTGCCGGGCACGCCCGACCGGGGTGGGCGGCTGTCGGCCGGTCGGGTGGCGTCACGCCGCGAGGGGCTGCCGCCGGAGGTGCGGGCGTCGAAGACCATGCGGCGATCCTGCCCGCTCCCGGGAGCCGGGGCAAACATCCGCGCCCCCGTGGCGTACGCAGCGTTCCGGCCGGGCATCCGGCCCGACCTGCGACCGGGGACCCCTGGTGACGATATTCCGACACGCCGGGAAGTCAGTCGCGGTCTTCCGGAGAGATCGAAGAACCGCTGGTCAACGGGATGACCGGGGCCTCCTCGACGAAGACCAGCGGGGCCTCGGCGCCGTAGTGCGCGGGCAGGTCGCGGCGCGCCCGGTCGACGTCCCGGGTGCCGATCTCGACGCCGGCGCCGTCGTGGCGACTCCCCACGGTGACGATCCGCACCCCGCGCGCCGCCCAGAACGCCAGATCCGCCACCACCCGGTCGTGCCAGGCGCCGAGCTCGGCGATCGGGTGCGCGGCGTCCCGCACCACGACACAGCTGTGCCCGGCCGCCCCGCGGATGAACTCGTCGAACTCGCCGCCGGCCGGCACCCGGTAGACGATCGCGCGTACCCGCGCCTGGTCCACCTCGATCCCGGCATAGCTGTCCGGGAACCGGGTCCGGCCGCCCTGCTCGATCCGCTCCATCGCGGCCTGCAGCGCCGCCGGCGTCACCGGCATCCGGACGCCACCCATCACGGCGTGCTCCGGCGGCCGGCTGAACTCGCACCCCGGGGTCCGCCACTCGCCCGCCGGCCCGGGCCCCGCCGCCTGGTCAGCGCCCTCGAACTCGCCACATCCACCGATCATGAGCACCCCGGCGAGGAGCAGCCGGCCGAGCCGTGACATCGCATCCCCCCTGAATACCGCGCTCCCGCCCGGCGCGCCACCGCAGGGCGCCGTAGATGCAACGACCCCACCGCCCTCACCGGGACGGCCGAATCCGATAAACCCCGCGAAACCGGCCAGGCACGCCGAGCGTTCCGGCATCCCCGCCGCTTCCGCACCGCTTCGGCGAGATCACCACCGTTTGGGGTACGGCGGGAGCACCGGTCCGCGGAAGCGTGGCGGGGCGCTGCCGGGCGTACCGAAAACTGGTCTGTCCGGTCTTGTCAGGTGGGCAGGGACTCGTCGGCCAGGGCGGGAGTGGCGCCACGGGTCCGGCGGGTGGCGCCGAGGATGACCACGGCTACGCCGCACAGCAGGAGGCCCAGGCCGGGGAGGGCGCCCGGGCGGGGGGACTGGCCGAGCCAGAGCCAGGCGAGCAGGGCGGCGCCCGGGACCTCCAGGAGGATCAGCACGCTGACCGTGGTGGCCGAGGTGTGCTGCAGGGCGTAGTTGAACATCGAGTGCCCGAGCAGCTGCGCGCCGGCCACCAGCCCGAGGATCGCCGCCCAGGTGCGGCCGTTGTAGCCGGTCAGCGGGATGCCCGCGGCCAGGCAGACGATCACCAGCAGGACGGCGCAGACGCCGTAACAGATCCAGGTGTACGTGGTGGTGCTCAGCGCCGTCCGGGCCTGCTCGCCGAGCGCCGTGTAGACCGCCGCGAAGACCGCCCCGAGCAGCGCCAGCACGTCGGCGAGCACCGCCTGCCCGGACACCCCGGCGTCGGCGCCGGTCGCCCAGGCCGCGCCGGCCACCGCCAGCGCGATGCCGAGCCAGCCGGCCGGCGACGGGCGCCGCCCCTGCCAGGCGGCGATCAGCCCCTGCCAGACCGGCTGGGTGGCGACCAGCGCGGTCGAGGTGGCCACCGTGCCCAGCTGCACGCTCGGCATCCAGGTGCCGAAGTGCGCGGCCAGCGCCACCCCGGCGAGCAGACAGAAGACCCCGGCCCGGCGCCGGGAGCCGCGGATCGCGTCGCGCACCTCGGCCCGCCGCGGCCCGAGCGCGACCGGGGTGAGCGCCACCGACGCCAGGCCGTTGCGCCAGAACGCGACCGCCAGCGCGGGCGCCGCCGCGAATGCGATCAACGGCGCCGACGAGGAGACCGCGCACACCGCCACGGCCAGCGCCAACGCGGTGAGCAGCCGGATCGGTTGCCCTGATGAGCGCATATTCATCACCGGCCGTCGCTATTCGCAGAGTCCAGCGGCGAGGTTTGCCACTGTCGGTTGGCGGACAGTGACGGAGTCGCTACAGTCACCGACGGCCCCACGGCTTATTTCCATCCCTCGATGCCCCAGGAGGCGGATCTTCATGCCCGCATACCGTGCGGTGGTGTTCGACTTCTTCGGCACCCTGACCCGCTCGGTTCAGCGTGGTCCGCAGCACGCCGACATCGCCCGGTCGCTCGGCGCCGACCCGGAAGCGGTGCGCGGCGTGCTGGACCGGACGTTCCGGGCCCGGGCCTGCGGCCGCTACGGCTCGGCCGAGGCCACCCTGCGCTGGGTGATCGAACAGGCCGGCGCCCGGCCGGCGCCGGCCGCGATCCGCGCCGCGATGCCGGCCCGGGTCGACGCGCTGCGCGCCGACACCCAGCTGCGGCCGGACGCGGTCAGCGCGCTCACCGCGATCCGGCGCCGCGGCGTGCGCACGGCGCTGATCAGCGACTGCACCCACGAGCTTCCCGCCTTCCTGCCCGGGCTCCCGGTGGCGCCGTTGCTGGACGCCCAGATCTTCTCCGTCGAGCTCGGCGTCTGCAAGCCGGACCCCCGGATCTACCTGGCCGCGTGCGAGCGGCTGGGGGTCGCCCCGCAGGACTGCCTGTACGTGGGCGACGGCGGCAGCCACGAGCTGACCGGCGCGGCCGCGGTCGGCATGACCCCGGTCCGGCTGGCCGCCCGGGACCTGGCGAACCATCTGGTCTTCGACGCCGACACCAACTTCGCGGGGCGTACGGTCCGGTCGCTGACGGAGGTGCTGACGCTGCTCGACCACACTCCGGCGCTGGTCTGACCGGCGGTCGGCGGCTGGCTGTCAGGGGTGCCTCGAGGCGACTCAGACACCCCTCACGCCCAGCCGGCATGCGCGTGCTGGCCGTCAGAGGTGTCTCGAGGCCACTCAGACACCCCTCAGGCCTAGCCGGCATGCGCGCTTCGGCTGGGTGCCACGGGTGCCTCAAGGTCGCGCAGACGCTTCTCACCGGGCGCGACCCTGCTGGCTCTCAAGGGTGTCTCGACAGGGTTGCGCAATCCTGCTGGCTCTCACAGGTGTCTCGACAGGATTGCGCGACCCTGCTGGCTCTCACGGGTGTCTCGACAGGGTTGAGACACCCATAGCGGCCAGCCGGCTGCGGGACCTGGGCTGGGCCGCGGGGCTCGGCTGAGTTGCGGGGCGTGAGCGTGGGTGGTCCGGCCGGCGGCGTGGAAGGATGACGGCGTGGCAGGTGTGCTGGAAGAGGCGATCAAGAAAGCGTCCATCGCCTGGATCTCGGTGGACGGCGGTCCGGCGTACGCGCTCTGGTGCATGCCCGTGGAGACGTCGCTGGCCGTCGTCACCGGGCCCGGCGAGCAGTTCGCCCCCGGGCTGGCCGAGGCGACCCGGGCAACCGTCCGGCTGCGCGGCGACCACGGCGGCCTGATCGTGCAGACCGAGGCCACGGTCACCCGGCTCGACCCGGCCGGCGAGGAGTGGGCGGAGATCGCCCCGCAACTGGCCGGCAAACGGCTGAACGCCTCCGGCAGCGCCGAGGAGGTGGCGGCCCGCTGGGCGGCGGAGTGCGCGGTGGTCCGGCTCACCCCGGCCGACGAGACGCTGGTCGCCGCCCCGGATCTGGGGGTCGAGTCCGGCGCGGCACCTCCGCGCGAGACGCCGGCCCGGGTGCCCACCCGCAAGCCGTTCCGCCTGCACAAAGTGGTCCGCCGCTGAACTCGCCGGTTTTCCACATTCCGGCCCTGTCCACAGCCCACCGGGCAGATCCGCCCCTCACTCCGCCACACTGACCAGCGGGGGCTCCCCCAGGGAAGGGCGGGGGCTCGTGATCGGTGGCGACCTCAGCCAATGACGGGCAGAGGGCTGGCCATCGGTGACCGCCTCGGCCAACGAAGAGCGGCGGGCTGGCCATCAGTGACCGCCTCGGCCAACGAAGAGCGGCGGGCCGGCCATCGGTGACCGCCTCGGCCAATGAGGGGCGGAGGGCCAGCGATCAGTAACCGCCTCAACCGATTACAGGCCGAGGGGCCGGCCATCAGTGACCGCCTCGGCCAACGAGGGGCGGAGGGCCAGCGATCAGTAACCGCCTCAACCGATGACGGGCCGAGGGGCCAGCGATCAGTGACCGCCTCAGCCAACGAAGGGCGATCAGTGACCGCCTCAGCCGATGAACGGCACAGGGCCGCCGATCAGTGACCGCCTCAGCCGATGACGGGCCGAGACCCGGCGATCGGTGACCGCCTCAGCCGATGAAGGGCGGGACGGCAATCCGGCCGGTGGCGACCGGGTGGACGTGGCCGCTCACGGTGGCGGACGTGGCGGCTCCGGCCTCGGCGGTCACCGTGCAGGTGAGCAGGGACGGGCGTTTCATCTCCAGGCCCTGGTGGACGCGGTAGGCGGCGACGCCGTCGGCGGGGAGCCAACCGGCGTCGACCAGCCAGACGCCGAGGCCCAGGGCCGCCGAGCCGGTGGCCGGGTCCTCCCAGACCGCGTCGCCGGGCACGAAGACGCGGGCGTGTGCCTCGCCGCCGGACCAGGAGAAGACGCTCAGTTCGGTGATGCCGTGGCGTTCGGCGGCGTGGACGTCGAGGCGGACGGCGGGCAGGGCGGATCGGCGTACCGGGAAGAAGGTCCAATCCAGGCCACAGCCGGCCGTGCGCGGTGCGGCGGCCGCATCCCCGGCGTAGTCGTCGGCCGTCAGGCCGGTCACCTCCAGCAGCGCGGCCGGGTCGACCGGATCGCCGAGCCGGGGCGTGGCGCCGGTCAGCGTGGCCGCGCCGGCGGCGGTCACCTCCAGCGGCAGCAGCCCCGCGCCGCACTCCTGCACCACCCGGCCCGGGCCGAACCGGCCCTGCCGCATCAGGGTGACGGCGGTGCCGACGCTGGGATGGCCGGCGAACGGCAGCTCGGTGGAGGCCGTGAAGATCCGCACCCGGTAGGTCGCCTCGGGCGTGGTCGGCGGCAGCACGAAGGTGGTCTCGGCCAGGTTGAACTCGCGGGCCAGGGTCTGCATCTGGTCGGCGGCCAGCTGCTCGGCGCCGAACACCACCGCGAGCGGGTTGCCGGCGAACGGACGCTCCGTGAACACGTCGACGATCTCGTAGGCCACGGTGGACATGTCCGGACCCTAACCTAATCTGAGGCGATGACCATGGGGACGACGGTTTGTCCCTCGCCTAACCTTGGGCGGTGACCATGGGGACGAGGATTTATCTGGCCCGGCTGGCCGGCCTGCCGGTGTTCGACCCCAACGGCGACCGGGTGGGGCGGGTGCGGGACGCGGTGGTGCGGCTGCGCACCACGAACCGGCCGCCGCAGATCGTCGGCCTGGTGGCCGAGATGGCGCTGCGCCGCCGGATCTTCCTGCCGATCGGCCGGATCACCGGCATGGACGCCGAGTCGGTCGCGCTCGGCACCGGCTCGCTGAACCTGCGCCGGTTCGAGAAGCGGCCGAACGAGCTGCTCGCCGTCGAGGATCTGCTGGACCGCCGGGTCACCGTGGCGCCCGAGCACGCCGGTGGCGCCGCCCACCAGGGCGTGGTGGTGGACATCGGGATGGAGCTGAACCGCAACACCGAGTGGCTGGTCACCCGGGTCGCGGTCCGCGAGCACACCGGGCGGCTGGCCCGCCGCGGCCACGTCTACCAGGTGGAGTACGACCGGGTCCGCGGCCTGGTCGGCCCGACCGACACCCAGGGCACCTCGAACCTGATCGCGCTGCTCGACCAGATGCGCCCGGCCGACATGGCGAACGCGCTGCAGGACCTGCCGGACGCCCGGCGCAACGAGGTGGCCGCCGCGCTGGACGACCGCCGGCTCGCCGACGTGCTGGAGGAGCTGCCCGAGCACGACCAGGTGGAGATCCTGGTCGGGCTGGACCGGGAGCGGGCCGCCGACGTGCTGGAGCGGATGGACCCGGACGACGCCGCCGACCTGCTCGCCGAGCTGCCGAAAACCGAGCAGGCGGTGCTGCTGGACCTGATGGAGCCGGACGAGGCGGCGCCGGTCCGGCAGCTGATGAGCTACCGCCCGGGCACGGCCGGCAGCGTGATGACCTCGGAGCCGGTGATCATGACGCCGGACGCGACGGTGGCCGAGGCGCTGGCCCGGATCCGCGAGCCGGAGCTGTCCCCGGTGGTGGCCGCGCAGGTTTTCGTGGCCCGGGCGCCGTCCGCGACCCCGACCGGGAAGTATTTGGGCATGGTGCACTTCCAGCGGCTGCTGCGCGAGCCGCCGGCCTCGATCGTGGGCGGGCTGGTGGACAGCGGCATCGAGCCGCTGCGGCCGGACATCGGGCTGGCCGAGATCACCCGGCGGATGGCGACGTACGACCTGGTCGCGATGCCGGTGGTGGACGGCACGCACCGGCTGCTGGGCGCGGTGACGGTGGACGACGTGCTGGACCATTCGCTGCCGCGGGACTGGCGTGACCGGGACGCCCACGAGGACGAGGAGCCGTCGTGAGCGAGCCGCGCCGCGATCGCCTGGATCAGCCGCGCGAGCCCGGCCGGGTGCAGCTGCCGAAATTCGATCCGGAGGCGTTCGGCCGGTGGTCGGAGAGCATCGCCCGGTACATGGGGACGGCGAAGTTCATCGTCTACATGACCGTGGTGATCCTCGCCTGGTTCGTGTGGAACGCGACGGCCCCCGACGACCTGAAGTTCGACCCGTACCCGTCACAGTTCCTCACCCTGGTGCTGTCGCTGCAGGCGTCGTACGCCGCCCCGCTGATCCTGCTGGCACAGAACCGGCAGGCCGACCGGGACCGGCTGGCCATGGAGGAGGATCGACGCCGGGCGCAGATGCAGAAGGCCGACACGGAGTACCTGGCCCGCGAGATCGCGTCCCTGCGGATCGCCATGGGCGAGGTCGCCACCAGGGACTTCCTGCGTTCCGAGCTGGCCCGGCTGGCCGGCGAGCTGGACGACGCGGCGCTGCGGCGGGAGAAGCGGGCGCGCACCGAGTGGGAAGAAGACCACCCCTGACCTCGGCATAGCCCCGACGTAGCATGGGCACCATGTCCGCTCCAGCCTCAACTCTCGAGGACGCGATCCAGGCTGCCTTGGCGACCGTCGACGACCCCGAGATCCGCCGCCCGATCACCGACCTCGGCATGGTCCAGGGCTTCACCGTCAGCGACGGCCTGGTCAAGGTCGATCTGCTGCTCACCGTCGCCGGCTGCCCCTTGCGGGACAAGCTGAACGCCGACATCACCGCCGCCGTGACCCAGGTCCCCGGGATCACCGGTGTCGAGATCAACTTCGGGGTGATGAACGAGGACCAGCGCAAGGCGCTGCAGACCACCCTGCGGGGCGGTGGCGCGGCGGAGCCGGTAATCCCGTTCGCCCAGCCCGGCTCCCGCACCCGGGTCTACGCGGTGGCCAGCGGCAAGGGTGGGGTCGGCAAGTCCAGCGTCACGGTCAACCTGGCCGCCGCGCTGGCCAGGCGTGGCCTGTCGGTCGGCGTGATCGACGCCGACATCTACGGCCACTCGGTGCCCCGGATGCTCGGCGTGGAGAGCAAGCCGACCCGGGTCGAGGACATGATCATGCCGCCGCAGTCGCACGGTGTGAAGGTGATCTCGATCGGCATGTTCACCGCGGGCAACGCCGCGGTGGTCTGGCGCGGCCCGATGCTGCACCGGGCGCTGCAGCAGTTCCTCGCCGACGTCTACTGGGGCGACCTGGACGTGCTGCTGCTCGACCTGCCGCCGGGCACCGGCGACGTGGCCATCTCGCTGGCCCAGCTTCTGCCGAACGCGGAGATCCTGGTCGTCACCACCCCGCAGATGGCCGCCGCCGAGGTGGCCGAGCGGGCCGGCGCGATCGCGCTGCAGACTCACCAGCGCCTGGTCGGCGTGGTGGAGAACATGTCGTGGCTGGAGCTGCCGGACGGCTCCCGGATGGAGGTCTTCGGCGCCGGTGGCGGCGAGACCGTGGCCGAGTCGCTGACCAAGACGGTCGGCGCGCGGGTGCCGCTGCTGGGTCAGATCCCGCTGGACACCCGGGTGCGCGAGGCCGGCGACGCCGGCAACCCGATCGTGCTGGCCGACCCGGAGGCGCCGGCCGCGAAGGCGCTCGACGGGGTCGCCGACAAGCTGGCCGTCCGCCGCGAGTCCCTGGTCGGCAAGCCCTTGGGCCTCATGGTCAACGCGAAAAGGGGCTAGCACCGCGATTCGCCGCCGATGACTTGGCACCTGGTTTTTCGACGCCCGCGGGGTTTGCGGGTGGCGGAAAACCAAGTGCCAAGTCATCGGTTACCAGGCGAATCGCCGCGGAGCGAAGCGAAGCCAGCTAGTAGAGCGAAGCCAGCCTACGTAGCGTCCAGGTCGAAACGCTGCGCCGGTCGGGGAGCCTGAGGCACCTCGGCCGGCGCGCTGCTTTTACCGACGCTCTTCAGGTCGGACGCGGTCTCGTTGAGGTTCGACTTGACGCCGTCGAGGTCGGTCTTGACCCCGTTCAGATCCTGCTTCACGTCGTCGAAGAGGCTCTGCAGCGGCTTGCGCAGCGCCTGCTCGTCCTCCTCGCTGAGCAGGTGCTTGCGAATGAACGCCTTCGGGTGCAGGTCCTCCAGCTGGATGTCGGTGCCCAGCTCGCGGCTCA contains:
- a CDS encoding DUF1003 domain-containing protein, whose protein sequence is MSEPRRDRLDQPREPGRVQLPKFDPEAFGRWSESIARYMGTAKFIVYMTVVILAWFVWNATAPDDLKFDPYPSQFLTLVLSLQASYAAPLILLAQNRQADRDRLAMEEDRRRAQMQKADTEYLAREIASLRIAMGEVATRDFLRSELARLAGELDDAALRREKRARTEWEEDHP
- a CDS encoding HAD family hydrolase, coding for MPAYRAVVFDFFGTLTRSVQRGPQHADIARSLGADPEAVRGVLDRTFRARACGRYGSAEATLRWVIEQAGARPAPAAIRAAMPARVDALRADTQLRPDAVSALTAIRRRGVRTALISDCTHELPAFLPGLPVAPLLDAQIFSVELGVCKPDPRIYLAACERLGVAPQDCLYVGDGGSHELTGAAAVGMTPVRLAARDLANHLVFDADTNFAGRTVRSLTEVLTLLDHTPALV
- a CDS encoding preprotein translocase subunit TatB, translated to MFENLNWWEIGALLLLALLIFGERLPKVLGDGLRMLRGLRAMAQNATSDLSRELGTDIQLEDLHPKAFIRKHLLSEEDEQALRKPLQSLFDDVKQDLNGVKTDLDGVKSNLNETASDLKSVGKSSAPAEVPQAPRPAQRFDLDAT
- a CDS encoding PhzF family phenazine biosynthesis protein, whose protein sequence is MSTVAYEIVDVFTERPFAGNPLAVVFGAEQLAADQMQTLAREFNLAETTFVLPPTTPEATYRVRIFTASTELPFAGHPSVGTAVTLMRQGRFGPGRVVQECGAGLLPLEVTAAGAATLTGATPRLGDPVDPAALLEVTGLTADDYAGDAAAAPRTAGCGLDWTFFPVRRSALPAVRLDVHAAERHGITELSVFSWSGGEAHARVFVPGDAVWEDPATGSAALGLGVWLVDAGWLPADGVAAYRVHQGLEMKRPSLLTCTVTAEAGAATSATVSGHVHPVATGRIAVPPFIG
- a CDS encoding magnesium transporter MgtE N-terminal domain-containing protein yields the protein MGTRIYLARLAGLPVFDPNGDRVGRVRDAVVRLRTTNRPPQIVGLVAEMALRRRIFLPIGRITGMDAESVALGTGSLNLRRFEKRPNELLAVEDLLDRRVTVAPEHAGGAAHQGVVVDIGMELNRNTEWLVTRVAVREHTGRLARRGHVYQVEYDRVRGLVGPTDTQGTSNLIALLDQMRPADMANALQDLPDARRNEVAAALDDRRLADVLEELPEHDQVEILVGLDRERAADVLERMDPDDAADLLAELPKTEQAVLLDLMEPDEAAPVRQLMSYRPGTAGSVMTSEPVIMTPDATVAEALARIREPELSPVVAAQVFVARAPSATPTGKYLGMVHFQRLLREPPASIVGGLVDSGIEPLRPDIGLAEITRRMATYDLVAMPVVDGTHRLLGAVTVDDVLDHSLPRDWRDRDAHEDEEPS
- a CDS encoding DMT family transporter, yielding MNMRSSGQPIRLLTALALAVAVCAVSSSAPLIAFAAAPALAVAFWRNGLASVALTPVALGPRRAEVRDAIRGSRRRAGVFCLLAGVALAAHFGTWMPSVQLGTVATSTALVATQPVWQGLIAAWQGRRPSPAGWLGIALAVAGAAWATGADAGVSGQAVLADVLALLGAVFAAVYTALGEQARTALSTTTYTWICYGVCAVLLVIVCLAAGIPLTGYNGRTWAAILGLVAGAQLLGHSMFNYALQHTSATTVSVLILLEVPGAALLAWLWLGQSPRPGALPGLGLLLCGVAVVILGATRRTRGATPALADESLPT
- a CDS encoding SDR family NAD(P)-dependent oxidoreductase: MVFDARTSGGSPSRRDATRPADSRPPRSGVPGSDPDRPAEITPEVVEAEFEEASAEAAVTLRLDGKVALVTGAGSPDGIGYATARRLRDLGARVAIVSTTRRIHERASELGITGFVADLTDESEVGALADAITDQLGDVEVLVNNAGLASRASPEVLRPVAQLTLDEWKAEIDRNLSTAFLCSRAFVGGMSERGWGRIVNLAATAGPVNALPTEAAYAAAKAGVVGLTRALAMELVADGVNVNCVAPGTIYTAASTVTEIKQGLGTPIGRPGTPDEVAAAVAFLCSPAASYITGQMLVVDGGNSVREAQFR
- a CDS encoding CoA-binding protein translates to MRSAQQILAEANVIAVVGASRDPFKPSHTVPLQMLRHGWRIIPVNPFVDEVFGVRTVPTLADLDEPVDLVDIFRPARDAVEVVRQAVAIGAPAVWLQSGIVSAEARKIAEEAGIDYVEDRCLAVERAVGQLTKLT
- a CDS encoding Mrp/NBP35 family ATP-binding protein; its protein translation is MSAPASTLEDAIQAALATVDDPEIRRPITDLGMVQGFTVSDGLVKVDLLLTVAGCPLRDKLNADITAAVTQVPGITGVEINFGVMNEDQRKALQTTLRGGGAAEPVIPFAQPGSRTRVYAVASGKGGVGKSSVTVNLAAALARRGLSVGVIDADIYGHSVPRMLGVESKPTRVEDMIMPPQSHGVKVISIGMFTAGNAAVVWRGPMLHRALQQFLADVYWGDLDVLLLDLPPGTGDVAISLAQLLPNAEILVVTTPQMAAAEVAERAGAIALQTHQRLVGVVENMSWLELPDGSRMEVFGAGGGETVAESLTKTVGARVPLLGQIPLDTRVREAGDAGNPIVLADPEAPAAKALDGVADKLAVRRESLVGKPLGLMVNAKRG